In Daucus carota subsp. sativus chromosome 4, DH1 v3.0, whole genome shotgun sequence, one DNA window encodes the following:
- the LOC135152036 gene encoding uncharacterized protein LOC135152036, which produces MAVELSQFDIEYKQRTAIKGQALADFILEFPPTFEVEGMECVPEPQSPVAIPENCSPWWNLYVDGAVNGNGAGAGIFLVSPEGHKLQSSIHFDFKATNNDAEYEALIAGLKLALEMRVENMNVYSDSMLVVWHIRGGFLARGPRTDLYMQYAQELILKFRETKLEQILRSDNADADALAKLCSQRDAHMLGVIPLEIQYQPSIPKIEVLDVEVEESDLWTTPIQEYIANGTLPTDKDEARKLRYKAAQFVIYDGILYKRGFNQPLLRCVVGIRCEYIMREVHEGICGNHSGGVPPSLTKSSVKATPGLPSTRMFMALPRPVTAAKDLIGELPKGKGGVKYAVVAVDYFTKWAEAEPLASITARKLVDFVYRAIVCRYGIPYKLISDNGKQFDSNEMINFCEHLGIKKGFSAVCHP; this is translated from the exons ATGGCAGTCGAGCTAAGCCAatttgacatagagtacaagcAAAGAACCGCCATCaaggggcaagcgctagctgacttcatcttggaatttccacccacttttgaagttgaagggaTGGAATGCGTACCTGAACCtcagtctccagtagccatacccgagaattgttccccttggtggaacttgtacgtcgatggggctgtcaatggaaatggggccggggctggcatttTCTTAGTCAGTCcagaaggccataagctgcaaagctccattcactTTGATTTTAAAGCCACCAACAatgacgcggagtatgaagccctaatagcggGGCTGAAGCTAGCCTTGGAGATGAGggtggaaaatatgaatgtttatagtgattctatgctggtagtctggcacatccgaggaggcttcctAGCTAGGGGTCCCCGTACTGATCTCTACATGCAGTACGCCCAggaattaattttgaaattcagGGAAACCAAGCTAGAGCAGATACTGAGGTCCGACAACGCAGATGCAGATGCCCTGGCTAAGTTAtgctctcagagggatgcacacatgcttggggtgatccccctcgaaatccaatATCAGCCCAGCATCCCTAAAATTGAGGTCTTGGACGTTGAGGTTGAAGAGTCTGACCtttggacaaccccaatccaggaatacatagccaacggaaccctgcctacagaTAAGGATGAGGCCAGAAAATTGAGATACAAGGCAGCCCAGTTTGTAATCTATGATGGAATTctttacaaaaggggattcaaCCAGCCCCTCCTTAGGTGTGTTGTTGGGATAAGATGTGAATAtattatgcgcgaggtgcatgaaggaatttgtgggaatcactcggggggggtgcctccctcgctcacaaaatcctccgtcaaggcGACTCCTGGCCTACCCTCTACAAGGATGTTCATGGCTTTGCCAAGGCCTGTGACAGctgccaaag atctgattggtgaattacccaaagggaaaggaggggtgaaatatgcagtcgtggctgtagactactttactaaatgggctgaggctgaacccctggcttccatcactgcaaggaagcTGGTAGATTTCGTTTATCGTGCAatcgtctgtcgatacgggataccctacaagctcatatcagacaatgggaagcagtttgacagcaatgagATGATAAATTTCTGTGAacaccttggcataaagaaaggcttttccgcggtgtgccaccctTAG